A genomic window from Tolypothrix sp. PCC 7910 includes:
- the psbA gene encoding photosystem II q(b) protein has product MTTTLQQRSRASVWDRFCEWITSTENRIYIGWFGVLMIPTLLAATACFVIAFIAAPPVDIDGIREPVAGSLIYGNNIISGAVVPSSNAIGLHFYPIWEAASLDEWLYNGGPYQLVIFHFLLGCACYLGRQWELSYRLGMRPWICVAYSAPLASATAVFLIYPIGQGSFSDGMPLGISGTFNFMIVFQAEHNILLHPFHMLGVAGVFGGSLFSAMHGSLVTSSLVRETTETESQNYGYKFGQEEETYNIVAAHGYFGRLIFQYASFNNSRSLHFFLAAWPVVGIWFTALGISTMAFNLNGFNFNQSVIDSQGRVIATWADVINRANLGMEVMHERNAHNFPLDLAAGEVAPVALTAPAING; this is encoded by the coding sequence ATGACAACAACCTTACAGCAGCGCTCTCGCGCCAGTGTATGGGATCGGTTTTGCGAGTGGATCACTAGCACCGAGAACCGGATTTACATCGGCTGGTTTGGTGTATTGATGATCCCAACCCTGCTAGCCGCTACTGCTTGCTTCGTAATCGCTTTCATCGCTGCTCCTCCAGTAGACATCGATGGTATCCGTGAACCTGTTGCAGGCTCTTTAATCTACGGAAACAACATCATCTCTGGTGCAGTTGTTCCTTCTTCTAACGCTATTGGTTTGCACTTCTACCCCATCTGGGAAGCTGCTTCCTTAGATGAGTGGTTGTACAACGGTGGCCCTTACCAATTGGTAATTTTCCACTTCTTGCTAGGTTGCGCTTGCTACTTAGGTCGTCAGTGGGAATTGTCTTACCGTTTGGGTATGCGTCCTTGGATCTGCGTAGCTTACTCTGCGCCTTTGGCATCTGCTACAGCAGTATTCTTGATCTACCCCATTGGTCAAGGTTCCTTCTCCGATGGTATGCCTTTGGGTATCTCTGGTACCTTCAACTTCATGATTGTGTTCCAAGCTGAGCACAACATTCTGTTGCACCCCTTCCACATGTTAGGTGTGGCTGGTGTATTTGGTGGTTCCTTGTTCAGTGCAATGCACGGTTCTTTGGTCACCTCTTCTTTGGTTCGTGAAACAACCGAAACCGAATCTCAAAACTACGGTTACAAGTTCGGTCAAGAGGAAGAAACCTACAACATCGTAGCTGCACACGGTTACTTTGGTCGTCTAATCTTCCAATACGCATCCTTCAACAACAGCCGTTCTCTGCACTTCTTCTTGGCTGCATGGCCTGTAGTCGGTATTTGGTTTACCGCTTTAGGTATCAGCACAATGGCGTTCAACTTGAACGGTTTCAACTTCAACCAATCTGTGATTGATTCTCAAGGTCGCGTGATCGCTACTTGGGCAGATGTAATCAACCGCGCTAACCTAGGTATGGAAGTAATGCACGAGCGTAACGCTCACAACTTCCCCCTAGATTTGGCTGCTGGTGAAGTTGCTCCTGTAGCTTTAACTGCTCCTGCAATCAACGGCTAA
- a CDS encoding MBOAT family protein — MNFISIFYGLFLLSVLGIYWTLPDQKLRLWTLLIASLIFYASLNAQYIPLLLALTFINFRFGLEIGKDNSPRRNPRDQRIANEEWQFYQADWNRRRQKLLWLGVGLNVVLLLGFKYLPFIINSIFHISITSQDAAFKFVAPLGISFFTFECISYLIDVYRGAPATGQFIKFAAYKLFFAKLISGPITRYHNLATQINTLQLPTPDQVAEGLWLIARGAVKKGILADHLGIFVDLCFGNLQRAGSTDLWLAIFAYGLQLYLDFNGYVDIARGSALLFGLVLPENFDFPYFSTSIADFWRRWHMTLGEWLRNYVYFPLGGSRKGLIRTCWNLMIVMLIAGIWHGSVWGFVVWGAYHGLALIVHRLTDALSDRFENLEHFWQHPIGIFSAWLLTQLMVFTSWIWFRLPNFQDSSLVFRHLLAYPADIQFAQKVYIEALNISQSQMAGRLLILAILMTLAYMFKSRLKLEFNWPVKLVFVPLCFYAVWLLAPEGSLPYIYFDF, encoded by the coding sequence ATGAATTTTATTTCAATTTTCTACGGACTTTTTTTGTTAAGTGTGCTGGGAATTTACTGGACTTTGCCAGATCAGAAGTTACGTTTGTGGACACTTTTGATTGCCAGCCTGATATTTTATGCATCTTTAAATGCTCAGTACATCCCCTTACTATTAGCACTTACTTTTATTAACTTTCGCTTTGGCTTAGAAATTGGCAAAGATAACTCCCCAAGAAGAAATCCTCGTGATCAACGCATTGCTAATGAAGAATGGCAGTTTTACCAAGCAGATTGGAATCGTCGCCGTCAAAAGCTTTTGTGGCTAGGAGTTGGTTTAAATGTTGTACTGCTCTTAGGCTTTAAATATTTGCCCTTTATTATTAATAGTATCTTTCATATATCAATTACCTCACAAGATGCTGCTTTTAAATTTGTTGCACCTTTAGGTATTTCATTTTTTACATTTGAATGTATTTCTTATTTAATTGATGTTTATCGGGGTGCGCCCGCTACTGGTCAATTTATCAAATTTGCTGCTTACAAATTATTCTTTGCCAAATTGATTTCAGGGCCAATCACTCGCTATCACAACTTAGCAACTCAAATTAATACACTACAATTACCTACTCCCGATCAAGTAGCTGAAGGACTGTGGTTAATTGCTAGAGGTGCAGTTAAAAAAGGAATATTGGCAGATCATTTAGGTATTTTTGTTGATTTATGTTTTGGTAACTTGCAAAGAGCTGGTAGTACAGATCTTTGGTTAGCTATATTTGCCTATGGTTTACAGTTGTATTTAGATTTCAATGGTTATGTAGACATTGCCCGTGGCAGTGCTTTACTCTTTGGCTTAGTTTTACCAGAGAATTTTGATTTTCCCTACTTCAGCACCAGTATTGCGGATTTTTGGCGACGCTGGCACATGACTTTGGGTGAATGGCTGCGTAACTACGTTTACTTTCCTTTGGGTGGTTCTCGTAAGGGTTTAATACGCACCTGCTGGAATCTGATGATTGTCATGCTAATTGCTGGGATTTGGCATGGTTCAGTTTGGGGTTTTGTCGTCTGGGGAGCTTACCACGGTTTAGCTTTGATAGTTCATCGTCTGACAGATGCATTGAGCGATCGCTTTGAAAATTTAGAACATTTTTGGCAACACCCTATAGGTATTTTTTCTGCTTGGTTGTTAACCCAACTGATGGTTTTCACTTCTTGGATATGGTTCCGCTTACCCAATTTCCAAGATTCGTCTTTAGTCTTTAGGCATTTATTGGCTTACCCTGCTGATATTCAGTTTGCTCAAAAGGTATATATAGAAGCTCTCAACATTAGCCAATCCCAAATGGCTGGGAGATTGCTAATTTTGGCTATTTTGATGACTTTAGCTTATATGTTCAAAAGTAGGCTCAAATTAGAGTTTAATTGGCCTGTCAAGTTAGTCTTTGTACCTCTTTGTTTCTATGCCGTTTGGTTATTAGCGCCTGAAGGTAGCTTGCCATATATCTACTTCGATTTTTGA
- a CDS encoding DUF1574 family protein has product MKTALLDRQKSLVQWVSQATGISTFGVKVQLRGNDLHILCEGKECPGRWRTLYDLLQAIQQTDLDVLTNGEQPSIYQVFVYGRKKGDGRPQWCHRVYLNQLERHLEEAKQGLLEDNQKSQPGGALILSNESLARKGNPDAIARYLSETLSAFGVAVEVKVKPQPSTENSQVQEQRLWIFCQSSYSPDPSLLAEPVAQKLRNLKMTGYQDAVIFSQVKGENKPEWRLRVDLTPPEVMLKDWARWGDVQSIARLLSEELSDARVAVQTSLQESTLHIFCTPSSEALDAAPEKQLCLHKIKSKLEAIAPQGIKAATVYGQKIADKQPAWIDWLTLPAALHEPFAPTALELANSGDQPAINYLLERLLNPDLDWRLKTGGAKITLLHKGDLFHVMCDAPVCPSRKKVANKVVELLRQFKIPGVMGVRVYGRRAGNKEPSWHTGEDFQPRQRLVPEATPEFAATSIYINDLVTTPTDEPILRPDLTTEEVQTFITEVARDWVTTTKLTFKKLLLQTQLFSEIDQPTEYNPEAQGIKVALVWGTLGLLLTMQTDWVLGQIVNRNLPSSTPQVTASSSPKAKTSPKHEENQSQMSAFFADTSKAKRKPGKGSVFNDSGFTQNDEDTETENLKAAPLKGKATATAILLAARSQMPSFNARQLDEQIALYKQRLAKMGKPPHVLIMGSSRALRGVDPAALSQALATQGYPNIDVFNFGVNGATAQVVDFIVRRVLEPAELPKLIIWADGSRAFNSGRKDITFASIAASPGYKQVLQKAIATGTTDELLKDPAKSSDATKTKAQKPEMSSYQLANEWLNQAVANISASYANRDRVKELLQKQLNSLPLISDHNPGSTSSAQLSNDAPEEDTSQMSVDFDGFLPLSIRFHPARYYQKHPKVPGNYDNDYQSFKVQGEQDTAFQALLSFTQAQKIPLVFVNTPLTTDYLDSVRQQYEQEFQKYMSEVNNPNFIYRDLSQLWPKNHDYFSDPSHLNRFGAYEVSKKLAHDPMIPWPTK; this is encoded by the coding sequence ATGAAAACAGCATTACTAGATCGCCAAAAATCCCTAGTGCAATGGGTAAGCCAAGCAACTGGGATTAGCACTTTCGGGGTGAAAGTCCAGTTACGGGGAAATGACTTACATATCCTTTGTGAAGGCAAAGAATGTCCAGGACGTTGGCGCACTTTATATGACTTGCTACAAGCAATCCAGCAAACAGACTTGGATGTCCTCACAAATGGCGAACAACCCTCAATATACCAAGTATTTGTCTACGGCCGAAAAAAAGGCGATGGGCGACCCCAATGGTGCCATCGAGTCTATTTAAATCAGCTCGAACGACATTTGGAAGAGGCGAAGCAGGGTTTATTAGAAGATAACCAGAAATCTCAACCAGGCGGAGCGCTGATTTTATCTAACGAAAGCTTGGCAAGAAAAGGAAACCCTGATGCCATTGCCCGTTATTTGAGTGAAACTCTCAGCGCTTTTGGTGTGGCTGTAGAAGTCAAAGTCAAACCGCAACCCAGCACAGAAAATAGTCAAGTACAAGAACAACGCCTGTGGATATTTTGTCAGTCGAGTTATAGTCCCGATCCTTCACTATTAGCAGAGCCAGTCGCCCAAAAGTTACGCAATCTGAAGATGACAGGCTACCAGGATGCGGTAATTTTTTCCCAGGTGAAGGGAGAAAACAAACCCGAGTGGCGATTGCGGGTGGATTTAACGCCGCCAGAAGTAATGCTCAAGGACTGGGCAAGGTGGGGCGATGTCCAATCAATCGCCAGGCTGTTAAGTGAGGAGTTATCAGATGCAAGAGTTGCTGTGCAAACTTCACTGCAAGAATCAACTCTACATATTTTTTGCACTCCCAGTTCTGAAGCTTTAGACGCAGCCCCAGAAAAACAATTATGCCTACATAAGATCAAATCTAAATTAGAAGCGATCGCTCCCCAAGGGATCAAAGCTGCCACTGTCTACGGCCAAAAAATTGCCGACAAGCAGCCAGCTTGGATTGACTGGCTCACCTTACCAGCGGCCCTCCATGAACCTTTCGCCCCAACAGCTTTAGAATTGGCTAACTCTGGTGATCAACCAGCAATTAATTATTTATTAGAACGATTACTGAATCCTGATTTAGATTGGCGCTTGAAAACAGGCGGTGCCAAGATTACGCTACTGCACAAAGGTGATTTATTTCACGTTATGTGTGATGCACCTGTATGCCCATCTCGCAAGAAAGTAGCAAACAAAGTGGTAGAGTTGCTGCGCCAATTCAAAATCCCTGGAGTGATGGGAGTCCGCGTCTATGGACGGCGTGCAGGGAATAAGGAACCTTCTTGGCATACCGGCGAAGATTTTCAGCCTCGCCAACGGTTAGTCCCAGAAGCTACTCCCGAATTTGCGGCTACATCTATCTACATTAACGATCTAGTAACTACTCCCACAGATGAACCAATCTTACGTCCTGATTTAACGACAGAAGAGGTTCAAACTTTTATTACAGAAGTAGCCCGGGATTGGGTAACCACAACCAAGCTAACTTTCAAAAAATTACTGTTACAAACGCAACTATTTAGCGAAATTGACCAGCCCACAGAGTATAACCCAGAAGCTCAAGGCATTAAGGTTGCTTTAGTTTGGGGAACGCTGGGATTATTACTCACTATGCAAACTGACTGGGTATTGGGGCAAATCGTTAACCGCAATTTACCAAGTTCTACACCACAAGTAACGGCATCATCTAGCCCTAAAGCCAAGACATCTCCAAAGCATGAGGAGAATCAAAGTCAGATGAGTGCATTCTTTGCGGATACCTCTAAAGCTAAACGGAAGCCGGGTAAGGGTTCGGTTTTCAATGATTCTGGCTTCACTCAAAATGATGAGGACACCGAAACAGAAAACTTAAAAGCCGCACCTTTAAAAGGCAAAGCCACCGCCACCGCGATTTTATTGGCAGCGCGATCGCAAATGCCCAGTTTTAATGCACGGCAGTTAGACGAGCAAATTGCCTTGTATAAGCAGCGGTTAGCCAAAATGGGTAAACCTCCCCATGTGTTAATTATGGGTTCCTCCCGTGCCCTCAGAGGAGTCGATCCGGCAGCACTTTCACAAGCTTTAGCAACTCAAGGTTATCCAAACATTGATGTATTTAACTTTGGGGTCAATGGTGCTACTGCTCAAGTTGTAGACTTTATTGTGCGCCGTGTCTTAGAACCAGCAGAACTGCCAAAACTGATTATTTGGGCAGATGGTTCCCGTGCTTTTAATAGTGGTCGTAAAGACATCACCTTTGCATCAATTGCCGCCTCACCAGGCTATAAACAGGTATTGCAAAAAGCGATCGCCACGGGTACAACTGATGAGTTGCTCAAAGATCCAGCAAAATCTTCAGACGCAACCAAAACAAAAGCTCAAAAGCCAGAGATGAGCAGCTATCAGCTAGCTAATGAGTGGTTAAACCAGGCTGTAGCTAATATTTCTGCCAGCTACGCCAACCGCGATCGCGTCAAAGAGTTATTGCAAAAGCAGCTTAACTCATTGCCTTTAATTAGCGATCATAATCCTGGAAGTACATCATCTGCACAATTAAGCAACGATGCTCCAGAAGAAGATACTTCTCAAATGTCTGTTGACTTTGATGGCTTTTTACCTTTATCAATCCGCTTTCATCCTGCGAGGTATTATCAGAAACACCCCAAAGTTCCGGGAAATTACGACAACGACTATCAATCTTTTAAAGTTCAAGGAGAACAAGACACTGCTTTTCAAGCATTGCTGAGTTTTACGCAAGCGCAAAAAATTCCTTTAGTATTTGTCAATACACCCTTAACCACCGACTATCTAGATTCTGTGCGTCAACAGTATGAGCAAGAATTCCAAAAATATATGTCGGAGGTTAACAATCCCAACTTTATCTACCGAGATTTAAGTCAACTGTGGCCAAAAAACCATGACTACTTTTCTGACCCCAGTCACCTCAACCGTTTTGGTGCCTACGAAGTCTCGAAAAAGCTAGCTCACGATCCCATGATTCCCTGGCCAACAAAGTAG
- a CDS encoding EAL domain-containing protein: protein MIAKYSQKFWSIVFLITKYNRHQLNPSITTLSLKQSVFIASILITAVVMGVRQLGWLQLLELVSYDQMVRLQPDAGSNPRLLVVTITEADIKKQKHWPLSDSALAQLLAKLQQAQPRAIGLDLYRNIPQPPGRELLMQQLQAPNVITINYLGDKDAEEVSPISGLSPEQIGFNDFVVDPDGVVRRNLIYAQQGEKKFYSFSLQLSLKYLAQQGITLKVKSQALLLGNSVFPTLNHNSGGYHNIDNAGYQVMLSYDSPDRIARQVSLTQVLQDEVDPNWVKDKIVLIGTTAPSVKDLFFTPYSAAKPANPGLPGVLLHAQLVSQILNTTLEQQPIFWFWPEWAEVFWVWTWALLGGVLAWRLRHPLSLGVAGVICLGGLVTICFGIFTQAGWIPLVAPMLALVIATGTVLAYKLLHNTLHDPLTDLPNRSLFLMQLERVIAETKLFKNSRFALLFLGIDRFKFINESFGHQFGDQFLVNVTQRLNTCLGNRGILARVGGDEFAILLKNINDTSEVTAIADQLQQEMFLPFKNNGQEIFTSISIGIALNQSELDYEPIALLRDAHTAMYRAKDLGKGRHEVFATGMHTQIVKRFQLEIDLHRAIEQEEFELYYQSIVSLSTSKIVGFEALVRWNNPQYGFVSPAEFIPVAEETGLIIPLGKWILHAACQQLSVWQAQFLTNPPLMMSINLSGHQLAQCDLVEYIAQNLQETGLNGESLKLEITETVAMDDVEAAISIMLRLRTLNLRLSIDDFGTGYSSLSYLHRFPVNTLKIDRSFVSRMEDTDEDAAIVQTIIMLSHALGMDVVAEGVETSAQQAKLQSLGCEYGQGYFFSKPVDSKTATTLLDSQFNIAEGRRQEADGRR, encoded by the coding sequence GTGATTGCTAAATACTCCCAGAAGTTTTGGTCAATAGTATTTTTAATTACTAAGTATAATCGTCATCAGCTCAACCCATCCATTACCACACTGAGTTTAAAGCAATCAGTTTTCATTGCTAGTATCCTGATTACGGCAGTAGTCATGGGTGTAAGACAACTGGGTTGGTTGCAGCTTCTAGAATTGGTTAGCTATGACCAAATGGTGCGCCTTCAACCCGATGCTGGTTCTAATCCACGGCTGTTGGTGGTAACAATCACAGAAGCTGATATTAAAAAACAGAAACATTGGCCTTTATCTGATAGCGCTCTGGCTCAACTATTAGCCAAGCTACAACAAGCTCAGCCTAGAGCTATTGGTTTAGACCTCTATCGTAATATTCCCCAGCCTCCAGGCCGTGAACTGCTGATGCAGCAACTTCAGGCTCCTAATGTAATTACTATTAATTATCTTGGGGATAAAGATGCTGAAGAGGTATCCCCTATTTCCGGTTTATCCCCAGAACAAATTGGCTTTAACGACTTTGTGGTTGATCCAGATGGAGTTGTTCGGCGCAATTTAATTTATGCCCAGCAAGGTGAGAAAAAGTTCTACTCCTTCTCTTTGCAGTTGAGCCTCAAATACCTTGCCCAGCAGGGAATTACTCTCAAAGTGAAATCTCAGGCACTACTGTTAGGTAATTCTGTCTTCCCTACGTTAAATCATAATTCGGGTGGGTATCACAATATTGATAATGCAGGCTATCAAGTGATGCTCTCTTATGATTCACCGGATCGCATCGCGCGACAGGTGTCATTAACGCAAGTACTGCAAGATGAAGTTGACCCTAACTGGGTTAAAGACAAGATAGTACTGATTGGGACAACAGCCCCTAGCGTAAAAGATTTGTTTTTTACTCCTTACAGTGCTGCTAAACCTGCAAATCCAGGTCTACCTGGGGTGTTGCTCCATGCTCAATTGGTCAGCCAAATCCTTAATACAACCTTAGAACAACAACCCATATTTTGGTTTTGGCCAGAATGGGCAGAAGTTTTCTGGGTTTGGACTTGGGCTTTGCTTGGTGGTGTACTTGCATGGCGACTTCGCCATCCCCTGTCTTTAGGAGTAGCCGGAGTAATTTGTTTGGGTGGCCTAGTGACTATTTGCTTTGGTATTTTCACTCAAGCAGGCTGGATACCCCTGGTTGCACCAATGTTGGCATTAGTGATCGCAACTGGCACTGTTCTTGCCTATAAGTTATTACACAATACATTACATGACCCCCTCACTGACCTCCCCAATCGCAGCTTGTTTTTGATGCAATTGGAACGAGTGATTGCTGAAACGAAACTATTCAAAAACTCACGATTTGCCCTTCTGTTTTTGGGAATTGACCGCTTCAAGTTTATTAATGAGAGTTTCGGGCACCAATTTGGCGATCAATTTTTAGTTAATGTCACTCAAAGATTAAACACCTGTTTAGGGAACAGGGGAATACTAGCACGCGTTGGTGGTGATGAGTTTGCTATTTTACTGAAAAATATTAATGATACTAGTGAAGTTACTGCTATTGCTGACCAGCTACAACAGGAAATGTTCTTACCCTTTAAGAACAACGGACAAGAAATATTTACTAGCATCAGTATTGGTATAGCCTTAAATCAGAGCGAACTCGATTATGAACCAATAGCTTTACTGCGAGATGCCCACACAGCTATGTATCGCGCTAAAGACTTGGGTAAAGGCCGTCATGAAGTCTTTGCTACAGGTATGCATACCCAAATTGTGAAGCGCTTTCAGTTAGAAATTGACCTACACCGAGCTATTGAACAGGAGGAATTTGAACTTTACTATCAGTCAATAGTTTCTTTAAGCACAAGCAAAATAGTTGGGTTTGAAGCACTTGTGAGGTGGAACAATCCTCAATATGGCTTTGTCTCACCAGCAGAGTTCATTCCTGTAGCTGAAGAAACAGGCCTGATTATTCCTTTAGGTAAGTGGATTTTGCACGCAGCCTGTCAACAATTGTCTGTTTGGCAAGCTCAATTTCTCACAAATCCACCATTGATGATGAGCATCAACCTCTCGGGCCATCAGTTGGCTCAATGTGATTTGGTCGAATACATTGCACAAAATCTCCAAGAGACAGGATTAAATGGAGAAAGTTTAAAATTAGAAATTACTGAAACCGTAGCAATGGATGATGTTGAAGCAGCAATTAGCATTATGCTACGACTAAGAACTTTAAATCTCAGATTAAGTATTGATGATTTTGGTACAGGCTATTCTTCTTTAAGTTATTTACATCGTTTCCCTGTTAATACATTGAAAATAGATCGTTCTTTTGTCAGCCGCATGGAAGATACTGACGAAGATGCTGCGATCGTCCAAACTATTATCATGTTGAGTCATGCATTGGGTATGGATGTAGTTGCAGAAGGTGTGGAAACTTCTGCACAGCAAGCAAAATTGCAAAGCCTGGGTTGTGAGTATGGTCAGGGCTATTTCTTTTCTAAGCCTGTAGACAGCAAAACTGCAACTACATTACTAGATAGCCAATTCAATATAGCAGAAGGCAGGAGGCAGGAGGCAGATGGCAGAAGGTAA
- a CDS encoding DUF928 domain-containing protein, which yields MPKQALASSEEKPREGLPGRRVGGGTRGQCFSSVGRLMALVPENNLGFTKKAYPNILFYLPPTSTPAMVEFVLQDESRQSVYETTFTKSSAGGVINFSLPESTSLPPLAINKKYNWYVSLICNPENRANDIVVHGWIQRVELDSNLTKKLEQTTSPLGRVALYAQAGLWQDALATLAQLRSTQPNDSKLAVNWTQLLKTENLDAIAQEPFLEIQIPNSP from the coding sequence ATGCCTAAGCAAGCACTTGCAAGTTCTGAAGAGAAGCCAAGAGAGGGTTTACCTGGACGCAGAGTTGGAGGTGGAACACGTGGACAGTGTTTTAGTAGTGTTGGTCGGTTAATGGCTTTGGTGCCAGAAAACAATTTGGGATTTACTAAAAAAGCTTATCCAAATATTTTGTTCTATTTACCACCAACCTCAACACCAGCAATGGTGGAGTTTGTACTACAAGATGAAAGTCGTCAATCAGTGTATGAGACAACTTTTACTAAAAGTAGTGCTGGAGGAGTTATCAATTTTAGTTTGCCTGAATCTACATCCTTACCTCCACTTGCGATAAATAAAAAATATAATTGGTATGTGTCACTAATTTGCAATCCAGAGAATAGAGCCAATGATATTGTGGTGCATGGATGGATTCAAAGAGTAGAACTAGACTCAAACTTAACTAAAAAATTAGAACAAACAACATCACCTTTAGGACGTGTTGCTCTTTATGCCCAAGCTGGACTGTGGCAAGATGCATTAGCGACATTAGCACAACTGCGATCCACCCAACCCAATGATTCTAAACTTGCTGTCAATTGGACACAGCTATTAAAAACAGAGAATTTAGATGCGATCGCTCAAGAGCCTTTCTTGGAGATCCAAATCCCCAACAGCCCCTAA